One Danio aesculapii chromosome 13, fDanAes4.1, whole genome shotgun sequence DNA window includes the following coding sequences:
- the prph2b gene encoding peripherin-2b has translation MALMPVKFDLAKRVKLAQGLWLLYWLSVMAGILIFSTGIFFKIELRKRSEMMDNNESHFVPNLLILVGLVACGVNTFGGKVCHDSLDTVKFTKWKTMLKAYMSGCVIFCIALFVTALLCFLMQISLHFALAEGLKNGMKYYKDTDTPGRCFMKRTLDMTQIEFRCCGNNNYKDWFEIQWISNRYLDFSNDEIKDRVQSNVEGKFLMDSVPFSCCNPGSPRPCIQHHLTNNSAHYSYDHHTEDLNVWTKGCREALLSYYGGMMNSIGAFVLLFIIMQAVVTVGLQYLSTSLETLTDPENPESESEGWLLEKSLKETLSDLMTKIKSPFKGSQVEEGDAEAAPT, from the exons ATGGCTTTGATGCCTGTAAAATTTGACTTGGCCAAGCGAGTCAAGCTGGCCCAAGGACTTTGGCTACTGTACTGGCTTTCTGTCATGGCTGGGATCCTCATCTTCAGCACGGGCATCTTCTTCAAGATAGAGCTGCGTAAAAGAAGTGAGATGATGGATAACAACGAGAGCCATTTTGTACCCAACCTTCTCATTCTGGTGGGACTTGTGGCGTGTGGTGTCAACACTTTTGGGGGAAAAGTGTGCCATGATTCCCTTGACACAGTCAAGTTCACCAAATGGAAAACTATGCTGAAGGCCTACATGAGTGGATGTGTGATATTCTGCATTGCCCTCTTTGTCACGGCTCTGCTGTGTTTCTTGATGCAGATCTCTCTGCACTTTGCCCTGGCTGAAGGCCTGAAGAATGGAATGAAGTATTACAAAGACACCGACACACCTGGACGGTGCTTCATGAAGAGAACCCTGGATATGACCCAGATTGAGTTTCGCTGCTGTGGCAACAACAACTACAAGGATTGGTTTGAGATCCAATGGATTAGCAACCGTTACTTGGACTTCAGCAATGATGAAATTAAAGA CCGTGTCCAGAGCAATGTGGAAGGCAAATTCTTAATGGACAGCGTTCCCTTCAGCTGCTGCAACCCTGGCTCCCCTCGGCCCTGCATCCAACACCACCTGACCAACAACTCCGCTCACTACAGCTATGACCACCACACAGAGGACCTCAACGTCTGGACCAAAGGTTGTCGTGAGGCCCTGTTGTCCTACTATGGGGGCATGATGAACAGTATTGGTGCTTTTGTGCTGCTGTTCATTATTATGCAG GCTGTCGTGACTGTTGGCTTGCAATACCTGAGTACCTCACTGGAAACCCTGACAGACCCAGAGAATCCCGAGAGTGAAAGTGAGGGTTGGTTGCTGGAGAAGAGTCTGAAGGAGACACTTTCAGATCTCATGACCAAGATCAAGTCTCCGTTTAAAGGCAGCCAGGTAGAGGAGGGAGATGCAGAAGCAGCTCCTACATAA